A DNA window from Leptospira weilii contains the following coding sequences:
- a CDS encoding low molecular weight protein-tyrosine-phosphatase translates to MVEDRSEIELPFEKQNRKGKRSVRVLFVCLGNICRSPAAEGAFLDLIQKRNLESSFFVDSCGTSRYHIGELPDPRTRQAARKRGIELTHKARQFRKEDFRDFDYILTMDKSNQKDVLYLASSDEERKKVQLFRFFQKDSKKDSEVPDPYYGTLKDFDEVQNIVSDTAEDFLDFLLSKKLDLKA, encoded by the coding sequence ATGGTCGAAGATCGGTCTGAAATAGAATTACCTTTTGAAAAACAAAACCGAAAAGGGAAGCGGTCCGTTCGGGTTTTGTTCGTTTGTCTCGGAAATATTTGCAGATCTCCTGCTGCGGAAGGAGCCTTTCTGGATTTGATCCAGAAAAGAAATTTGGAATCTTCTTTTTTCGTGGATTCTTGCGGAACGTCCAGGTATCATATCGGGGAACTTCCGGATCCTAGAACTAGACAAGCCGCACGCAAAAGAGGGATCGAACTTACCCACAAGGCGAGACAATTTCGAAAGGAGGATTTTAGGGATTTCGATTACATTCTTACGATGGATAAGTCAAATCAGAAAGATGTTTTGTATCTCGCTTCTTCGGACGAAGAAAGAAAAAAGGTGCAATTGTTTCGATTTTTTCAAAAAGATTCTAAAAAAGACTCTGAGGTTCCCGATCCATATTACGGTACTTTAAAAGACTTTGACGAAGTGCAAAATATTGTCTCCGATACCGCAGAAGACTTTCTTGATTTTCTTCTCTCTAAAAAATTGGATTTAAAAGCTTAA
- a CDS encoding NAD(P)/FAD-dependent oxidoreductase, giving the protein MSESGKRKIVVIGAGFGGLQVIKKLSQNNNLDITVIDKKNHHLFQPLLYQVATAVLSPADIAIPIRSLVGERLNVTVVLGEATKVDLATKTVYYQNTSINYDYLILSAGAKSSYFGNDHWEKYTIGLKNLKDALKIRHKLLISFEKAELSGDPEVVKALLNYVIIGGGPTGVELAGSIAELSHQIIRDEFHTIDPALSKITLIEAAPRLLMTFDPSLGEFTKKRLESRGVEVLTGTRVIDINERGVQLEGKMIPTGTVIWAAGVQANGIASTLGVTLDRGGRVIVDEFCNVEGHPEVFVIGDIANYSKGLERPLPGVSPVAMQQGRYVAALIQGDLRNKKRKSFRYVDKGSMATIGRTDAVAQVGVLKMKGLFGWLAWLFVHLFYQVGFKNKVTILITWVWSYIAFRAEARVIQDEISADKNG; this is encoded by the coding sequence ATGAGTGAATCCGGGAAAAGAAAAATAGTAGTTATCGGTGCGGGATTTGGGGGCTTGCAAGTCATTAAAAAACTTTCCCAAAATAACAATCTCGATATCACGGTGATTGATAAAAAGAATCATCATCTGTTTCAACCTCTTCTTTATCAGGTCGCAACCGCGGTTTTAAGTCCTGCGGATATCGCGATTCCGATCCGCTCCCTAGTGGGCGAGAGGCTGAATGTGACCGTGGTTTTGGGAGAGGCAACCAAAGTCGACCTTGCGACAAAAACCGTTTATTATCAGAATACTTCAATAAATTATGATTATCTAATTTTATCCGCGGGAGCTAAGTCCAGTTATTTCGGAAATGATCACTGGGAGAAATATACGATCGGTCTGAAGAATCTAAAGGACGCTTTAAAGATCCGTCATAAACTTTTAATTTCCTTTGAAAAAGCCGAACTTTCGGGAGACCCTGAGGTCGTTAAAGCCCTCTTGAATTACGTCATCATCGGGGGAGGACCAACCGGAGTGGAACTGGCGGGCTCTATCGCAGAACTTTCCCACCAGATCATTCGGGACGAATTTCATACGATCGATCCTGCTTTGTCCAAAATCACTTTGATTGAGGCCGCTCCCAGGCTGCTTATGACCTTCGATCCTTCTTTGGGGGAATTTACCAAAAAACGTTTGGAGAGTAGGGGAGTGGAAGTTTTGACCGGAACTAGGGTCATCGATATCAACGAACGCGGGGTTCAACTCGAAGGAAAGATGATTCCCACCGGGACCGTGATTTGGGCCGCAGGAGTTCAAGCAAACGGCATCGCTTCCACGTTAGGCGTAACCTTGGATCGAGGCGGTAGGGTGATCGTGGATGAGTTCTGCAACGTGGAAGGTCATCCGGAAGTTTTTGTGATTGGCGACATCGCCAATTATTCCAAAGGTTTGGAGCGTCCTTTGCCCGGGGTTTCTCCCGTTGCGATGCAACAAGGCCGTTACGTCGCCGCACTCATTCAAGGAGATTTGAGGAATAAGAAACGCAAATCTTTTCGTTACGTTGATAAGGGTTCGATGGCTACGATCGGTAGAACGGATGCGGTCGCCCAAGTGGGAGTTCTGAAAATGAAAGGCCTATTCGGTTGGCTTGCCTGGCTTTTTGTTCATTTGTTTTATCAAGTCGGGTTTAAGAATAAGGTTACGATTTTGATTACTTGGGTTTGGTCCTACATCGCGTTTCGCGCGGAAGCCAGAGTGATTCAGGACGAGATCAGCGCGGATAAAAACGGATAA
- a CDS encoding PIN domain-containing protein yields MSALVVDTSNFISYFKVGNETIDDAIKEGRAYLSPIVAAELLSGIRSKSDQSLMKDFFEDLPLCGNEIESWFKTGLLRSKLYSKGLSVSIADAHICQCALELGGHLITEDKIFSKIAKITGLKLVKERS; encoded by the coding sequence GTGAGCGCACTCGTCGTTGATACTTCCAATTTTATCAGTTACTTCAAAGTCGGAAATGAAACCATAGACGACGCCATCAAAGAGGGAAGAGCGTATCTTTCTCCGATCGTTGCCGCAGAACTTCTGAGCGGAATTCGTTCTAAATCGGACCAATCTTTGATGAAGGATTTTTTCGAAGATTTACCTCTCTGCGGAAATGAAATCGAATCTTGGTTTAAGACGGGACTATTACGATCCAAACTCTATTCCAAAGGTTTGTCCGTTTCGATCGCAGACGCACACATCTGCCAGTGCGCGTTGGAACTAGGCGGGCATCTTATCACCGAAGATAAAATATTCTCCAAGATCGCAAAGATAACCGGGCTCAAACTTGTAAAGGAACGCTCCTGA
- a CDS encoding SDR family NAD(P)-dependent oxidoreductase — translation MNPSFWTGKTVIVTGGSSGIGEAVLGALSSIRCNLINLSRTQPELLKRKDHLSANLVHIPTDLSSEKEIDKAVRKISKDYRGIDVLFANAGVTAHSRFDGTRIETFRKTFDINFFGPIYLIQRLLPQIKLAKGSVIATSTVSGLYGIPGRSAYSSSKSALHAALEAARIELSEEGLSFIIFCPPYTKTKLRASGLDGDGNVLNEDHYSGKKIKSPQEVASKMIDSVEDPESRLVIMDSSGFFLKWLRNIAPAFLERTLFKKLYKDFH, via the coding sequence ATGAATCCTTCGTTCTGGACAGGCAAAACCGTCATAGTGACCGGAGGTTCTTCCGGTATCGGAGAAGCCGTTCTCGGCGCTCTTTCTAGTATTCGTTGCAATCTTATCAATCTTTCCAGAACTCAGCCTGAACTTTTAAAACGAAAAGATCATCTTTCCGCAAATCTGGTTCATATTCCGACCGACTTAAGTTCGGAAAAGGAAATCGATAAGGCGGTCAGAAAAATTTCCAAGGACTATCGGGGCATAGACGTTCTTTTTGCAAATGCGGGAGTTACCGCGCATTCTCGTTTTGACGGAACGAGAATCGAAACCTTTCGTAAAACGTTCGATATCAATTTTTTCGGTCCTATCTATCTTATCCAAAGATTACTTCCGCAGATTAAATTAGCCAAGGGTTCCGTAATCGCGACCTCCACTGTGAGCGGTCTTTATGGGATTCCGGGAAGAAGCGCGTATTCTTCCTCTAAGTCCGCGCTTCACGCAGCTTTGGAAGCGGCAAGAATAGAACTTTCGGAAGAAGGTTTGTCGTTTATCATTTTTTGCCCTCCCTATACGAAGACGAAACTTCGGGCATCCGGTTTGGACGGAGACGGTAACGTTTTGAACGAGGATCACTATTCCGGTAAGAAGATTAAATCTCCGCAAGAGGTTGCGTCTAAGATGATCGATTCGGTGGAGGATCCGGAATCGAGACTGGTCATCATGGATAGTTCTGGATTCTTTTTGAAATGGTTGCGTAATATCGCTCCCGCTTTTTTGGAGCGAACTTTATTCAAAAAACTTTATAAAGATTTTCACTAA
- a CDS encoding SRPBCC family protein, giving the protein METRSVVKEFQFDYPLMRVWNAVTVNEELIHWLADKVTGRPKEGANFAWTWKLGMEGDLTTNGIYKKIIPLKELVLLWQDHPAGDIELKLEFHSLSENSSKLIVTNSGYPVSEKYDVWVEAASEGWDEEGKHLKDYLKKS; this is encoded by the coding sequence ATGGAAACTAGAAGCGTTGTAAAAGAATTTCAGTTCGACTATCCTCTGATGAGAGTTTGGAATGCGGTCACAGTGAACGAAGAACTGATCCATTGGCTTGCGGATAAGGTCACCGGCCGTCCTAAGGAAGGAGCTAACTTTGCTTGGACGTGGAAACTTGGAATGGAAGGGGATCTAACGACAAACGGAATTTATAAAAAGATCATTCCTTTGAAAGAATTAGTATTACTTTGGCAAGATCATCCCGCGGGCGATATTGAGTTGAAATTGGAATTTCATTCTTTGAGCGAGAATTCTTCCAAACTGATTGTGACGAATTCTGGTTATCCCGTAAGCGAGAAGTATGACGTGTGGGTCGAAGCCGCTTCGGAAGGATGGGACGAAGAAGGAAAACATTTGAAAGATTATCTTAAAAAATCTTGA
- a CDS encoding Kelch repeat-containing protein — MKFKIKLFLFVLVIISWIGCKKSDGGDSSDLLALLGILGTTTTTVPACQDSASSSRTWNVISGATGRSQASKAILTNGKVLAIGGEGNLGNGILNQVQSFDFNTSQWTTINPLNVDREYHSSISLNNGKALVFGGTDINLISLSSVELYDPANGNWSFAAPMGHARALHAPVLLADGRVLVSGGEENFNATFGAEIYDPTQNTWSDTLPMTIARWATTATALQNGKVLVAGGNNNNSVSINTAELYNSNDNSWTLLPPMRESRHSHSAILLNDGRLLVAGGEFSIANRSAYRDSMEIYDPRTNQWTFKKMSVPRSEFTMELLNDGSVLFLGGRNEGFVSSNLRYFPSTDSWCEIPRLKALRHGHYSATLRNGSIFVFGGMSATGYENSSEILKW; from the coding sequence ATGAAATTCAAGATAAAGTTATTCTTATTTGTGCTGGTTATCATATCATGGATCGGATGTAAGAAATCGGATGGAGGGGATTCATCCGATCTCCTGGCTTTGTTGGGTATATTGGGAACTACGACTACGACCGTCCCTGCTTGTCAAGATTCTGCGTCAAGTAGCAGAACTTGGAATGTAATATCCGGAGCAACCGGTAGATCGCAAGCAAGTAAAGCGATTCTTACAAACGGAAAAGTTTTGGCTATCGGCGGAGAAGGTAATCTTGGAAATGGAATCTTAAATCAAGTGCAATCCTTTGATTTCAATACTTCCCAGTGGACGACGATCAATCCGTTGAACGTTGACAGAGAATATCATAGCAGTATTTCTTTGAATAACGGCAAGGCATTGGTTTTCGGTGGTACGGATATAAACCTTATTTCTTTGTCTTCGGTTGAACTCTACGATCCTGCAAATGGAAACTGGAGCTTCGCGGCTCCGATGGGACACGCTCGAGCGTTGCATGCTCCCGTACTTCTTGCAGATGGGAGGGTTCTTGTATCCGGTGGAGAAGAGAATTTCAATGCAACCTTCGGCGCCGAGATCTATGATCCGACTCAGAACACTTGGAGCGACACACTGCCAATGACAATTGCTCGTTGGGCTACCACTGCGACCGCCCTTCAAAATGGAAAGGTATTGGTGGCCGGAGGAAATAACAACAATAGCGTCTCAATAAATACGGCGGAACTCTACAATTCGAATGATAATTCCTGGACCTTACTTCCTCCGATGCGAGAATCCAGACATAGCCATTCTGCAATTTTGTTAAACGACGGTAGATTGTTGGTAGCGGGAGGAGAATTTTCTATTGCAAATCGATCTGCGTATCGCGACAGTATGGAAATCTACGATCCTCGAACCAATCAATGGACGTTCAAAAAGATGTCGGTTCCTCGTTCCGAATTTACGATGGAACTTCTAAACGACGGATCGGTTCTTTTTTTAGGAGGAAGGAACGAGGGGTTCGTTTCTTCCAATCTGCGTTATTTTCCGAGTACGGATTCCTGGTGTGAAATCCCCAGACTCAAAGCACTACGACATGGCCATTACTCGGCTACACTTCGCAATGGATCTATCTTTGTATTTGGTGGTATGAGCGCCACGGGATATGAAAATTCTTCTGAAATTTTAAAGTGGTAG
- a CDS encoding DUF1574 domain-containing protein, whose translation MKSKPFLWYPVLLFLAIFLFDKIFFLDKVRDYVKQEFTYIYYDVKKELLREIVSKYGSDGEYSKNPEKKKKLMILMGSSRMLYFQNSDLQAFYPDWDVYNLSSAVTTPVYYLYFLEGLANGGVNPDLIVIESDPFQFNKNSTTFKKSNLANSFDPIFILKYAWTLGKENVNYYFANFLFGVSYNKPYIGNVIKRLKNENFEIGELLKTMTIATLKTDKGNAISPAGAYVEKDFGKIQESAHKTVGWIYPSYAPSPIQYEFYQKILNLLLEKKWRALFVKPSASAPMEKVLNELNVLEPWFQIVKPMHEKAGIPLLDMSKDSYYACNTYADSGHMSLDCYRPFIRFILLHYYLDKK comes from the coding sequence TTGAAGTCCAAACCCTTCCTCTGGTATCCGGTCCTTCTCTTTTTGGCGATATTTCTATTCGATAAGATTTTCTTTTTGGATAAAGTTAGGGATTACGTAAAACAGGAATTTACTTACATCTACTACGATGTAAAAAAGGAGCTTCTTCGGGAGATCGTTTCCAAATACGGTTCCGATGGAGAGTATTCCAAAAATCCGGAAAAAAAGAAAAAACTTATGATTCTTATGGGATCTTCTCGGATGCTCTACTTTCAAAACTCGGATCTTCAGGCTTTTTATCCTGATTGGGATGTCTATAATCTCTCTTCCGCGGTTACAACTCCCGTCTATTATCTTTACTTTTTAGAGGGACTTGCAAACGGCGGGGTGAATCCCGACTTGATCGTGATCGAAAGCGATCCGTTTCAATTCAATAAAAACAGTACTACATTCAAAAAATCGAATTTAGCGAACAGCTTCGACCCGATCTTTATTCTGAAATATGCTTGGACTTTGGGAAAAGAGAACGTGAATTATTACTTTGCGAATTTTCTTTTCGGAGTGAGTTACAACAAACCTTATATCGGAAATGTGATCAAACGTTTGAAGAACGAGAATTTCGAGATCGGCGAATTGCTTAAAACGATGACAATCGCCACTTTGAAAACCGACAAGGGAAATGCCATTTCTCCTGCGGGAGCTTATGTGGAAAAGGACTTCGGCAAAATTCAAGAATCCGCCCATAAAACGGTCGGTTGGATTTATCCTTCCTATGCTCCTTCGCCGATACAGTATGAATTTTATCAAAAAATTCTAAACTTACTTCTGGAAAAAAAATGGAGAGCCTTATTCGTAAAACCAAGCGCTTCGGCTCCGATGGAAAAAGTGCTGAACGAACTGAATGTTCTCGAACCCTGGTTCCAAATCGTAAAACCGATGCACGAAAAAGCGGGTATTCCTTTGTTGGATATGAGTAAGGATTCTTACTACGCTTGTAATACGTATGCGGATAGCGGTCATATGTCCTTGGATTGTTATCGTCCTTTCATTCGATTTATTTTGCTTCACTACTATCTGGACAAAAAATAA
- a CDS encoding LIC20035 family adhesin, with the protein MKQLCLALIAIAAVSCSTIPGVENKGKDQEIQILPPNIRVEKYKETFNMKAEGPVVTDCSGKPCTPEQLDGLKPDQIKKFKKNGAWKEYQEKEDSSTKKKVSILIRTGEYKDDKREGSWKTLYETGEVLRDTPYVAGVKEGEEKKFKRDGTQTESTSYKADKKNGPYWKKNNQGLMDEEGSYKDDQKDGLWTEYYAEPGQNGAKKKISNYSNGQKQGAETSYHKDGSTVQSEGSYKDDLKTGVWKTYYDNGSIQMEGGYKPKLEPGTEKEKDPKEKKALRSGYWKEYYKNGNIFAEGQREHTRKGVWKFNWSNGNPAYKGEMMNEFMMSSAEAYNKEGQLIGKGKLQFSIMNIDEATNELKASYKPDIPFTFYKNGKKHFEILSESKAIEYDDNGSKIGEGAIMVGTNRKNGCWTTASGKMFYINGNENKRMGEMQSPPCK; encoded by the coding sequence ATGAAACAACTTTGTTTAGCTCTTATCGCGATTGCGGCCGTTTCTTGTTCTACGATTCCAGGCGTGGAAAATAAAGGAAAGGATCAGGAAATTCAAATTTTACCTCCTAATATCCGTGTGGAAAAATATAAGGAAACTTTCAATATGAAAGCGGAAGGTCCGGTAGTTACGGATTGTAGCGGTAAACCCTGCACTCCGGAACAACTTGACGGATTAAAACCGGATCAGATTAAGAAATTCAAAAAGAACGGAGCCTGGAAGGAATATCAGGAGAAGGAGGATTCCTCCACAAAAAAGAAAGTCAGCATTCTTATTAGAACGGGAGAATACAAGGACGATAAAAGGGAAGGTTCTTGGAAAACTCTTTACGAAACCGGAGAAGTGCTGCGGGACACTCCTTACGTGGCCGGTGTGAAAGAAGGCGAAGAAAAGAAATTTAAAAGAGACGGAACTCAAACCGAAAGTACTAGTTACAAAGCGGATAAGAAAAATGGACCTTATTGGAAAAAGAACAATCAAGGTTTAATGGACGAGGAAGGTTCTTATAAGGACGATCAAAAGGACGGTCTTTGGACCGAATACTACGCAGAGCCCGGACAAAATGGAGCTAAGAAAAAAATTTCCAACTATTCCAACGGACAGAAACAGGGCGCCGAAACTTCCTATCATAAAGATGGAAGTACGGTTCAAAGCGAAGGCTCCTACAAGGATGATCTGAAAACCGGAGTTTGGAAAACCTATTACGATAACGGTTCCATCCAAATGGAAGGCGGTTATAAACCGAAGTTGGAACCGGGAACCGAAAAGGAAAAAGATCCGAAAGAGAAAAAGGCGCTTCGTTCCGGTTACTGGAAAGAATATTATAAAAATGGAAATATCTTTGCCGAAGGTCAGAGAGAACATACTCGCAAAGGAGTTTGGAAGTTCAATTGGAGTAACGGGAATCCCGCTTATAAGGGTGAGATGATGAACGAGTTTATGATGTCCTCTGCGGAAGCGTATAACAAGGAAGGGCAGCTGATCGGAAAGGGTAAACTTCAATTTTCAATTATGAACATAGACGAGGCGACAAACGAACTTAAGGCGAGTTATAAACCCGATATTCCTTTCACGTTTTACAAAAACGGTAAAAAACATTTCGAAATTTTAAGCGAGTCGAAAGCGATAGAATACGACGACAACGGTTCTAAAATCGGAGAAGGCGCGATCATGGTGGGTACCAACCGAAAGAACGGTTGTTGGACGACCGCTTCCGGTAAAATGTTCTACATCAACGGAAACGAAAACAAAAGAATGGGAGAAATGCAGAGCCCGCCTTGCAAGTAA
- a CDS encoding LIC20036 family protein, with protein sequence MSIENSFRSFWRRGLTIFIPTAILFFILGFFLRACGSNIRRTAKVTYNGSFTQGVLVSIDSKFLKITDPDQEIPTDLVEKIEFLPEEKSSDSAELSANDKLFVGIYQLNVGPHKGTLQFFGGKNGRLYGILKFSNWGKGKPEFLGGIFTKGNQIQFVRSCVGIKCSEIGSNVPFSQKYTGVLEGRSISGTYRGNNSSGNWDAKR encoded by the coding sequence ATGAGTATTGAAAATTCTTTCCGGTCTTTTTGGAGACGGGGTCTGACGATTTTTATCCCCACAGCGATTTTGTTTTTTATTCTCGGTTTTTTTCTGAGAGCATGCGGCTCAAATATTCGAAGAACCGCAAAGGTAACTTATAACGGATCTTTTACGCAAGGCGTTCTCGTTTCCATCGATTCAAAATTTCTCAAGATCACGGATCCGGATCAGGAAATTCCGACGGATCTGGTCGAAAAGATAGAATTTTTACCGGAAGAAAAATCTTCCGACTCCGCCGAACTTTCCGCAAACGATAAACTCTTCGTGGGTATTTATCAGTTGAATGTAGGTCCTCACAAAGGCACTCTGCAATTTTTCGGCGGAAAGAACGGAAGGCTCTACGGAATTTTAAAATTTTCGAATTGGGGAAAAGGGAAGCCGGAATTTCTCGGCGGGATTTTCACGAAGGGAAATCAAATCCAATTCGTCCGGTCTTGCGTCGGAATAAAATGTTCGGAGATCGGAAGTAACGTTCCGTTTTCTCAAAAATACACCGGAGTTTTAGAAGGTCGTTCCATCAGCGGAACATACCGAGGTAATAATAGCTCCGGAAATTGGGATGCAAAGCGGTAA
- a CDS encoding AAA family ATPase — translation MEKDPLSAEDVEFARIKLETLKKELEKEITGQNEVIQNVIVCLICQGHVLLEGMPGLAKTLLARSLARALDLDFKRIQFTPDLLPADLVGTVVFNPKTTEFETRKGPVFTGVLLADEINRAPAKVQSALLESMEEKTITIGDKTYKLDKPFLVIATQNPIDQDGTYPLPEAQMDRFFMKVNVYYPALEEEVSILDQHGKLGTTNGKIKKAITSAEILRLSSMLDEVFVEEKIKSYIVRLVRNTRPEERTIPELIPYIRHGASPRASLSILKSSKANALLNGRTYVIPEDVKVSLVEILRHRILLTFEAISEELDVESLIRTVVEATPVP, via the coding sequence ATGGAAAAAGATCCGCTTTCCGCAGAAGACGTTGAGTTTGCCAGAATTAAATTGGAAACTCTTAAAAAGGAATTGGAAAAAGAAATTACCGGACAAAACGAAGTTATCCAAAACGTCATAGTCTGTCTAATCTGTCAAGGTCACGTTCTTTTGGAGGGAATGCCCGGACTTGCAAAAACATTGCTCGCAAGGTCGCTTGCGAGGGCATTGGATTTGGATTTTAAAAGAATTCAATTTACTCCCGATCTTTTACCGGCGGATCTTGTCGGAACAGTCGTATTCAATCCGAAGACCACCGAGTTTGAAACCAGAAAAGGTCCGGTATTCACCGGAGTCCTTCTTGCTGACGAGATCAATAGGGCGCCCGCAAAGGTTCAATCCGCTCTTCTCGAAAGCATGGAGGAAAAGACGATTACGATCGGAGACAAAACGTACAAACTCGATAAGCCGTTTTTAGTGATCGCGACCCAGAATCCGATCGATCAGGACGGGACCTATCCCTTGCCGGAGGCGCAGATGGATCGGTTTTTCATGAAGGTTAACGTGTATTATCCCGCACTGGAAGAGGAAGTTTCCATTTTGGATCAGCACGGTAAATTGGGTACGACAAACGGAAAGATCAAAAAAGCGATCACTTCCGCGGAAATTCTGCGATTGTCTTCTATGCTCGACGAAGTATTCGTCGAGGAAAAAATCAAGTCCTACATTGTTCGGTTGGTTCGAAACACAAGACCGGAAGAAAGAACCATTCCGGAATTGATTCCGTATATCCGCCATGGGGCTTCTCCGAGGGCTTCCTTAAGTATATTAAAAAGTTCTAAAGCAAACGCGCTTCTGAACGGAAGAACATACGTGATTCCGGAGGATGTAAAGGTTTCGCTCGTGGAAATTTTAAGGCATAGAATTCTTCTCACGTTCGAGGCGATTTCGGAAGAATTGGACGTAGAGTCTCTGATCCGGACTGTTGTGGAGGCGACTCCGGTTCCTTAG
- a CDS encoding DUF58 domain-containing protein — translation MIRKEFLSVLSSLELGRKSRSFREKVGSAESSKRGRGLDFKDVRLYGFGDDTRLIDWNVTSRFGELYVREFYEEKERQAILFYDISSSMEWGSGECSRAENAFQVLALISLLYVQKGNRVKIVLYCDKAEWETDFLKSRDELLPVLRKISDKKLIPRKSEPLFPFQYLKNRIHRHAEVFLLSDFIGVRNLKKYSSLKKHYSLHAIRFRDPLEMDPPKSLLSFFYTRDPEETRGGLLGKSLSPEFELKSLRSFFQSSLLDLTEHELKTGDLIRYFSK, via the coding sequence ATGATCCGTAAAGAATTTTTATCGGTTCTTTCGAGTCTTGAATTGGGACGTAAGTCCCGATCCTTTAGGGAAAAAGTCGGAAGTGCGGAAAGTTCCAAACGAGGAAGAGGGCTCGATTTCAAAGATGTTCGGCTTTACGGTTTCGGAGATGACACCCGACTGATTGATTGGAACGTGACCTCTCGTTTCGGGGAATTGTATGTGCGGGAGTTTTACGAAGAAAAAGAAAGACAGGCAATTTTATTCTATGATATATCTTCCTCGATGGAATGGGGTTCGGGGGAATGTTCCCGAGCTGAAAATGCGTTCCAGGTTCTTGCGCTCATTTCCTTGCTCTATGTACAAAAAGGGAACCGAGTCAAGATCGTTCTTTATTGCGATAAGGCGGAATGGGAAACCGACTTTTTAAAATCTCGTGACGAATTGCTTCCGGTGCTGCGCAAAATTTCGGATAAGAAACTGATCCCGAGGAAATCGGAGCCGTTGTTTCCCTTTCAATATCTGAAAAATCGGATCCATAGACATGCGGAGGTATTTTTATTAAGCGACTTTATCGGGGTCCGTAACTTAAAGAAATACTCCAGTTTAAAAAAACATTATTCTTTGCACGCGATTCGATTCAGAGATCCCCTGGAAATGGATCCGCCTAAATCTTTATTGTCCTTTTTTTACACGCGCGATCCGGAGGAAACCAGAGGAGGATTACTCGGTAAGAGTCTTTCTCCCGAATTCGAATTAAAATCCTTACGTTCCTTTTTTCAGTCCTCTTTATTGGACCTGACCGAACACGAGTTGAAAACCGGGGACTTGATACGGTACTTTTCAAAATGA
- a CDS encoding LB_053 family protein — protein sequence MKKSIRIIIYSWIIILCVDLNAKTVEFLAPEKVLIAEKIRYELKWDAGEIKDIQFPETKLYFLEDSPDIPWFEILYSERKKNSLTVDFVFYVTGEYPVPISWTDINGRKEFSGKRVLIESSIPDSDAGPADIIPPLAFSGPYLRNLLVFFILVVLLLVFGIYIYRIYTRKSSPLDAIIQSEPIPERTEIYEIRLNELLKQESVPARDFARLLSGYIREKSASLSGRKTSAFTEAELFRFLYDQFPFEEQELQFWRSYLTEKKFRPESTFLSKEEAEKKFLHWRGIWDKK from the coding sequence ATGAAAAAAAGTATTCGAATTATTATATATTCTTGGATTATAATATTATGTGTGGATTTAAACGCGAAAACGGTCGAGTTTCTTGCTCCGGAAAAAGTGCTGATTGCCGAAAAAATCCGGTACGAATTGAAATGGGATGCCGGAGAAATCAAAGACATCCAATTTCCGGAAACAAAGCTTTATTTTTTGGAAGATTCTCCGGATATCCCTTGGTTCGAAATTTTATATTCCGAAAGGAAAAAGAACTCTCTCACGGTGGACTTCGTTTTTTACGTTACGGGGGAATACCCGGTTCCGATTTCTTGGACGGACATAAACGGTAGAAAGGAATTTTCCGGAAAACGAGTTCTGATCGAATCTTCGATTCCCGATTCGGATGCGGGGCCTGCAGATATCATTCCGCCCTTGGCGTTTTCGGGTCCTTATCTGAGAAATTTACTCGTGTTCTTTATTCTTGTCGTGCTATTACTCGTTTTCGGAATTTATATTTATCGTATCTACACCCGCAAAAGCTCACCTCTGGACGCGATTATTCAATCGGAACCGATTCCGGAAAGAACGGAAATCTATGAAATTCGATTGAACGAACTTTTGAAACAGGAGTCGGTTCCCGCGCGTGATTTTGCTCGGTTATTATCCGGCTATATCCGTGAAAAGTCCGCGAGCCTTTCCGGAAGAAAAACTTCCGCTTTTACCGAAGCGGAACTCTTTCGTTTTTTGTACGATCAGTTTCCTTTCGAAGAGCAAGAACTTCAGTTCTGGAGATCGTATTTAACCGAAAAAAAATTCAGACCCGAAAGCACGTTCTTATCCAAGGAAGAGGCGGAAAAAAAGTTTCTACACTGGCGAGGAATTTGGGATAAAAAATGA